In Caproiciproducens sp. NJN-50, the following are encoded in one genomic region:
- a CDS encoding distal tail protein Dit: MLSFEFGGKDSFRDFGVYVEKRPNISSPERRVTYTDVPGMDSRLRRDEGTYGDITLSVECSLLGDPVSKISAVKGWLLGAGESDLVFSHIPGRKYLAQVVNSIDFEIVLKITSHFIIVFSCRPFQYATENTPVTVSESATLINPGTVKSLPIIKVTGSGAGTLTINGSNVSFSDIDGTVTLDSAIQETYQDTGAELVGKNSTMTGDYPALLPGENIISFSGGITSLEITPNWRWL, from the coding sequence ATGCTGAGTTTCGAATTCGGCGGGAAAGACAGCTTTCGGGACTTCGGCGTCTATGTGGAAAAGCGCCCCAATATCTCCTCTCCGGAGCGCCGAGTGACGTATACCGATGTGCCGGGGATGGACTCAAGGCTCCGCCGCGACGAGGGCACCTACGGCGACATCACGCTCTCCGTGGAATGCTCGCTCCTCGGCGACCCTGTCTCCAAAATCAGCGCCGTCAAGGGCTGGCTTCTGGGCGCGGGTGAATCCGACCTCGTTTTCAGCCACATCCCGGGGCGGAAGTATCTCGCGCAGGTGGTCAACAGCATTGATTTTGAAATCGTGCTGAAGATCACCTCTCATTTCATCATCGTGTTCAGCTGCCGGCCGTTCCAGTATGCGACCGAAAATACTCCCGTCACAGTCAGCGAAAGCGCGACGCTCATCAATCCCGGAACGGTGAAGTCCCTTCCCATTATAAAGGTCACCGGTTCGGGAGCCGGTACTTTGACAATCAATGGGAGCAATGTGTCTTTCAGCGATATCGATGGCACGGTGACGCTTGATTCCGCGATTCAGGAAACGTATCAGGACACCGGCGCGGAGCTGGTCGGCAAAAATTCCACCATGACAGGCGATTACCCGGCGCTCCTGCCGGGCGAAAATATCATCTCATTTTCCGGCGGGATCACGTCCCTTGAAATCACTCCGAACTGGCGGTGGCTGTAA